From Cucumis melo cultivar AY chromosome 1, USDA_Cmelo_AY_1.0, whole genome shotgun sequence, a single genomic window includes:
- the LOC103492796 gene encoding protein COFACTOR ASSEMBLY OF COMPLEX C SUBUNIT B CCB3, chloroplastic, whose product MAATAACSSLSSIRRGFKYHPQRNPNYKFQAIKCSSSLLGSFTSSKILPSLAYVIPPLKPAAAYEAARTIPFALQDASMAASDFVNSMTLADLDPGTAKLAISFLGPSLSVFSFLFIARIVMSWYPKLPVGKFPYVIAYAPTEPLLIATRKVIPPLGGVDVTPVVWFGLVSFLNEILLGPQGLLVLLSQQVS is encoded by the coding sequence AGAGGCTTCAAGTACCATCCTCAAAGAAATCCAAACTACAAATTCCAAGCAATCAAATGTAGCTCATCTTTGTTGGGTTCTTTTACCTCTTCCAAGATTCTTCCGTCACTGGCCTATGTCATCCCTCCATTAAAGCCAGCTGCTGCTTACGAAGCTGCAAGGACTATCCCCTTTGCCTTGCAAGATGCATCAATGGCTGCCTCTGATTTTGTGAACAGTATGACCTTGGCTGACCTCGACCCAGGAACGGCAAAGCTTGCGATCAGCTTTCTGGGGCCGTCTCTCTCGGTGTTTTCGTTTTTGTTTATTGCTAGAATAGTAATGTCTTGGTATCCCAAGTTGCCAGTGGGGAAGTTTCCATATGTTATAGCTTATGCCCCCACTGAACCACTTCTAATTGCAACAAGGAAGGTGATCCCTCCTCTCGGCGGAGTTGACGTAACACCAGTTGTCTGGTTCGGATTGGTTAGTTTCCTCAACGAGATATTGCTCGGTCCCCAAGGGCTGCTTGTCCTCCTTTCTCAACAAGTCAGCTAA